From one Actinomycetota bacterium genomic stretch:
- a CDS encoding flavodoxin domain-containing protein, which translates to MFGKKKSALVVFHSKTGHTAKAAEAVARGLESRKVKATVKHVDEVRPEEVPGYSVIAVGSPTRGAKPARVVKKFLRGLDKKALKGKTATTFSSYAGFRGKATLRRMKRLLKRRKAKVLPGVAFKAGAPLSLWKGPEADEKDIARLEGLGRKLAKKA; encoded by the coding sequence ATGTTCGGCAAAAAGAAGAGCGCGTTGGTGGTGTTCCACAGCAAGACGGGCCACACGGCGAAAGCGGCGGAGGCCGTCGCGAGGGGCCTGGAATCGCGCAAAGTGAAGGCCACCGTCAAGCACGTGGACGAGGTAAGACCGGAAGAGGTACCGGGATACTCGGTGATCGCGGTGGGAAGCCCTACCCGGGGCGCCAAACCCGCGCGCGTGGTGAAGAAGTTCCTGCGGGGCCTGGACAAGAAGGCCTTGAAGGGGAAGACCGCGACGACCTTCAGCTCCTATGCCGGTTTCAGGGGTAAGGCGACCCTGCGGCGCATGAAAAGACTGCTCAAGCGCAGGAAGGCCAAGGTGCTTCCCGGCGTCGCCTTCAAGGCTGGAGCGCCCCTGAGCCTGTGGAAGGGGCCGGAGGCGGACGAGAAGGATATCGCTCGCCTGGAAGGACTTGGCAGGAAACTCGCGAAGAAGGCCTGA
- a CDS encoding ATP-binding protein has product MTLQVTFQNMVEIFVAAGSLFLGAIVLTAYWRERSGRLFGLLCVALAFWKAFEFADPALTTTAWVDAMGWALGAFTLALAWHFVVSYTYRGMHEPRLLWSALYLPALLLFIAPFLGSLRNNHIYQALFTLYYIAGMGGIVALTVRAYLRERSRAMILAMLGTFSIAIGAGIHIIVLLLDMETWHVQTYGMLAFEIFFAYDIMVAGMLRERKRHLRALEEMGLRERKLEAAEEGFRRLMETSFDIILTLDKEGNILAISTPEEDIGGFRIEKLLGKGYLDFLTPSDQAKVADAVVRGMAGEKIRYLEVTLSQPGARPLILQVTATRLQDEDGIALVIARDVTGARKMERELQERNLLLEEANRRLRELDTLKTELVGVVGHELRSPLTVIYSYAAALKDHWLKMDEERKLECVDHMLRECNRLNHMVENVLDMSRIESDRIFLNRQRGDLVDLLGDVSREMAMAPGTHRVRLITSATRLDINADWDKIKQVVINLLDNAFRFSPPGSQVILTCDVLDGEAVVRVKDMGPGVPPEGRDRLFEKFTQSKVEGMERGLGLGLYIVRTYVEAHGGEVWIEDEKGLGTVIAFSLPLLQELVEGL; this is encoded by the coding sequence TTGACCCTGCAGGTGACCTTCCAGAACATGGTCGAGATCTTCGTTGCCGCGGGATCCCTGTTCCTCGGGGCCATCGTCCTGACTGCCTACTGGCGCGAGCGGAGCGGGAGGCTCTTCGGCCTGCTCTGCGTCGCCCTCGCGTTTTGGAAGGCCTTCGAGTTCGCGGACCCCGCCTTGACCACCACCGCCTGGGTGGACGCCATGGGATGGGCGCTGGGCGCCTTCACCCTGGCCCTGGCCTGGCATTTCGTGGTGTCGTATACCTACCGCGGCATGCACGAGCCACGCCTGCTCTGGTCCGCCCTCTATCTCCCCGCCCTCCTGCTCTTCATCGCGCCCTTCCTGGGGTCGCTCCGCAACAACCATATTTATCAGGCACTTTTCACCCTCTACTATATAGCGGGCATGGGCGGGATCGTGGCGCTGACCGTGCGGGCTTACCTGAGGGAGAGAAGCCGGGCCATGATCCTGGCGATGCTCGGCACTTTCTCCATCGCCATCGGCGCCGGCATCCATATCATCGTCCTGCTCCTGGACATGGAGACCTGGCACGTCCAGACCTACGGAATGCTGGCCTTCGAGATATTCTTTGCCTACGACATCATGGTGGCCGGGATGCTGCGGGAACGCAAGAGGCACCTGCGCGCCCTGGAGGAGATGGGCCTGAGAGAGCGGAAGCTGGAGGCGGCGGAGGAGGGTTTCCGCCGCCTCATGGAGACCAGCTTCGATATCATCCTGACCCTTGACAAGGAGGGCAATATCCTGGCGATTTCCACGCCGGAGGAGGACATTGGCGGCTTCAGGATCGAGAAGCTCCTCGGCAAGGGCTACCTGGATTTTCTGACCCCGAGCGACCAGGCGAAGGTGGCCGATGCCGTGGTCAGGGGGATGGCCGGGGAAAAGATCCGCTACCTGGAGGTGACCCTGTCTCAACCGGGGGCCAGGCCCCTTATCCTCCAGGTGACCGCAACGCGCCTGCAGGATGAGGACGGCATAGCCCTGGTCATCGCCCGCGACGTCACCGGGGCCAGAAAGATGGAGCGCGAGCTGCAGGAGAGGAACCTCCTCCTCGAGGAGGCCAACCGGCGCCTGCGCGAGTTGGACACCCTGAAAACGGAGCTGGTGGGCGTGGTCGGACACGAGCTGCGCTCGCCACTCACGGTCATCTACAGTTATGCGGCGGCCCTCAAGGACCACTGGTTGAAGATGGACGAGGAGCGCAAACTGGAGTGCGTTGACCACATGCTGCGGGAATGCAACCGGCTCAACCACATGGTTGAGAACGTGCTCGACATGAGCAGGATAGAATCCGACCGTATCTTCCTTAACCGGCAACGCGGGGACCTGGTGGACCTGCTCGGCGACGTGAGCAGGGAGATGGCCATGGCCCCGGGTACCCACCGCGTCAGGCTCATAACCTCGGCGACCAGGCTGGATATAAACGCAGACTGGGACAAGATAAAGCAGGTGGTGATAAACCTGCTCGACAATGCCTTCCGCTTTAGCCCCCCCGGCTCACAGGTCATACTCACATGCGATGTCCTGGACGGCGAGGCCGTGGTGCGGGTCAAGGATATGGGGCCAGGGGTGCCGCCGGAGGGGCGGGACCGGCTCTTCGAGAAGTTCACCCAGAGCAAGGTGGAGGGGATGGAACGCGGGCTGGGGCTGGGGCTCTATATCGTGCGCACTTACGTGGAGGCACACGGTGGAGAGGTATGGATCGAGGACGAGAAAGGCCTGGGGACGGTGATCGCGTTCTCCCTGCCCCTGTTACAGGAACTGGTGGAGGGGCTTTGA
- a CDS encoding ATP-binding protein yields MRHILGGVRGRILLFMLLMSTLTGVLAGVSAYYIARSSIRDQVYENLSNTARGVRGIISDAWVPTLEGQMRILAGTAEKLYGMYEGTGGVGAGLQETEGRIPGFKRLSVFLPNGYLLASSDPAYEPGRMEELGGLEAGETLVIPFRITEGLPEGEKVMTVAAPIVVDGSVAAVLAGDVPPERISESLGSLTVGRSGEIYLVNGGGQIVTIPPKAGEGSGLEILGEPMDTEGVRRVTSGESGVAEYRNYAGEEVLGSYAWMPDLGWGLLVEESADQAFSELASLRFAIILIVLGLVLIALVASLFFSQRISKPLVTLQTGAEKLALGDLDYRIELKGAAELESLAHSFNRMAVAIQTSHETMEREVVESTKDLRAINEMIAALHRIIGPDEALQKALQLFMDYTAYETGWCYLAGDEGWNLLYRRCRDDTARLMPEYIRPGEGGLGRIAQDGEAVFWDSVLESQAEEIPCITPDGSFVALPLRSHSRILGLVFLASPQRRRLSGKAKANLQAMADEAGITLENAMLYMELRRHIAELEKANLELRGLDEMKSNFISAVTHELKQPLALIGGYAQTAYDYYDSLTYAEEMHCLRVIVERTQFLTSLVEDLLDISMLEVGRIPLRCEEVDVSELARKAAEQYVNREGEQPVSVVFPEDFPTVLADAKRIEQVLSNLFSNAVKFSGGRGEIRVVGEVADGHVQVRIEDEGVGIDPLQLEKIFDRFYQADATSRRPYPGVGLGLFICRQIVEAHNGRIWAENRPEGGSAFIFELPKDPGPEGGSS; encoded by the coding sequence GTGAGACACATCTTGGGTGGGGTGCGGGGTAGGATACTGCTGTTCATGCTGCTCATGAGCACGCTGACCGGTGTGCTCGCCGGCGTCTCTGCGTACTACATCGCCCGTTCGTCCATCCGGGACCAGGTCTACGAAAACCTCTCCAACACGGCCAGAGGGGTCAGGGGCATCATCTCCGATGCCTGGGTGCCCACGCTCGAAGGGCAGATGCGGATACTCGCCGGGACGGCCGAGAAACTCTACGGCATGTACGAAGGGACCGGCGGCGTCGGCGCGGGTCTGCAGGAGACCGAAGGCAGGATACCCGGTTTCAAGCGCCTCAGCGTCTTCCTCCCCAACGGCTATCTTCTCGCAAGCTCCGACCCCGCATACGAGCCGGGTCGCATGGAGGAGTTGGGGGGCCTAGAGGCGGGAGAGACGCTGGTCATACCTTTCCGCATCACGGAAGGGCTTCCGGAAGGCGAGAAGGTGATGACCGTGGCTGCCCCCATCGTTGTCGATGGAAGCGTCGCGGCGGTGCTGGCGGGGGACGTGCCGCCCGAGCGCATCAGCGAGAGCCTGGGCTCGCTGACCGTGGGCAGGTCGGGCGAGATATATCTGGTGAACGGCGGAGGGCAGATCGTTACCATTCCTCCCAAGGCAGGCGAGGGATCGGGCCTCGAGATCCTCGGAGAGCCCATGGACACGGAGGGGGTACGCAGGGTGACGAGCGGCGAGAGCGGCGTCGCCGAATATAGGAACTACGCCGGCGAGGAGGTCCTGGGCAGCTATGCATGGATGCCGGACCTGGGATGGGGGCTGCTGGTGGAGGAGAGTGCCGACCAGGCCTTCTCCGAGCTGGCTTCGCTGCGCTTCGCCATCATCCTCATCGTGCTGGGCCTGGTGCTCATCGCCCTCGTCGCGTCGCTATTCTTCTCCCAGCGCATCAGTAAACCGCTCGTCACCCTCCAGACCGGAGCGGAGAAGTTGGCCCTGGGGGACCTGGATTACCGCATAGAGCTCAAGGGGGCCGCTGAGCTGGAGAGCCTGGCGCACAGTTTCAACCGCATGGCCGTGGCCATCCAGACCTCCCACGAGACTATGGAGCGCGAGGTGGTCGAGAGCACAAAGGACCTGCGCGCCATCAACGAGATGATCGCCGCCCTTCATCGCATCATCGGACCGGACGAGGCGTTGCAGAAGGCGCTGCAACTGTTCATGGACTACACCGCCTACGAGACCGGCTGGTGTTACCTGGCGGGCGATGAAGGCTGGAACCTGCTCTACCGTCGTTGCCGGGACGACACGGCGCGGCTCATGCCCGAATACATCCGTCCCGGGGAGGGCGGTCTCGGCCGCATAGCGCAGGACGGAGAGGCCGTCTTCTGGGATTCCGTACTGGAGTCGCAGGCGGAGGAAATCCCCTGCATCACGCCGGACGGGTCTTTCGTGGCCCTGCCGCTGCGCTCTCACAGCCGTATTCTGGGGCTGGTCTTCCTGGCTTCCCCGCAGAGGCGCCGCCTTTCCGGCAAGGCCAAGGCCAACCTGCAGGCCATGGCGGACGAGGCCGGTATAACGCTGGAGAACGCCATGCTCTACATGGAGCTGCGCAGGCACATCGCCGAACTGGAGAAGGCCAACCTGGAGCTGCGCGGCCTGGACGAGATGAAGTCAAACTTCATCTCGGCGGTGACCCACGAACTGAAGCAGCCGCTGGCCCTCATCGGCGGCTATGCCCAGACCGCCTACGACTACTACGACAGCCTGACCTATGCCGAGGAGATGCACTGCCTGCGGGTGATCGTGGAACGTACGCAGTTCCTGACCTCCCTGGTGGAAGACCTCCTGGATATCAGCATGCTCGAGGTGGGGCGGATCCCGCTGAGGTGCGAGGAAGTGGACGTGAGCGAGCTGGCGCGCAAGGCGGCGGAACAGTATGTTAACAGGGAAGGCGAACAGCCGGTGAGCGTGGTCTTCCCGGAGGACTTTCCCACCGTGCTGGCCGACGCGAAGAGGATCGAGCAGGTGCTGTCCAACCTCTTCTCCAACGCGGTAAAGTTCTCCGGGGGGCGGGGAGAGATCCGGGTCGTTGGAGAGGTGGCGGATGGCCACGTGCAGGTGCGCATCGAGGACGAGGGAGTGGGTATTGACCCATTGCAACTGGAGAAGATATTCGACCGCTTTTACCAGGCGGATGCGACGTCCCGCAGGCCTTACCCCGGGGTGGGGCTGGGACTGTTCATCTGCCGACAGATAGTAGAGGCACATAACGGAAGGATCTGGGCCGAGAACCGGCCCGAGGGGGGTTCCGCTTTCATCTTCGAGCTCCCCAAGGATCCCGGACCGGAAGGCGGTTCCAGCTGA
- a CDS encoding NAD(P)/FAD-dependent oxidoreductase has protein sequence MADYDAIVIGAGLGGLTTASLLAKNGFKTLVLEQSDIVGGCCSTYEVNGYKFDVGASIVEILHPMERFFELMGKRRDDYVELVPCDPIYSFITPEGDRFSYPTDIDETTRVIESIAPEDVEGWKRFSSLGFEMIDKMMDAMMLSPMKTLPEAISMVIKNPDAMRFLPLLMRTHQAVTRKYYKNPTIQSSVAFQSYFAGAPPEIGSGIFGFIALTEHMGIYYPRGGMISIPEGMRQAGEEHGMEVRTGQKVEKILVRDRTAGGVLLEDGTEITSRIVVSNVNAKVAYLKMVGPDNLPRWAVKAIDSYRHSMPCPMIYVGLDTKPDLEAHHTVVTGSIKAMNDVWNDYYMRDLIPNNAMSLVCWPSEADPSLAPDGHHVLNFLCNAPAPYAPLGDNWDRIKDWYKEEAIKSLERHVLPGVRDHITYMEVSTPLDFERRLLSPQGSIYGLFSDMTSLALFRPHARSRAIRNLYLTGSSTHLGGGVPTTIASGIITSGYILKDRG, from the coding sequence ATGGCGGATTACGACGCGATCGTCATCGGAGCAGGACTGGGAGGGTTGACCACCGCCTCACTCCTGGCCAAGAACGGCTTTAAGACCCTTGTCCTGGAGCAGTCCGACATCGTCGGGGGTTGCTGCTCCACCTATGAGGTCAACGGCTACAAGTTCGACGTGGGGGCCTCCATCGTGGAGATCCTCCATCCCATGGAGAGGTTCTTCGAGCTCATGGGGAAGAGGCGCGACGATTACGTCGAGCTCGTCCCCTGCGACCCCATCTACTCCTTCATCACCCCGGAGGGAGACCGCTTCTCCTACCCCACGGACATCGACGAGACCACAAGGGTGATAGAGTCCATAGCCCCCGAGGACGTGGAGGGATGGAAGAGGTTCTCCAGCCTGGGCTTCGAGATGATCGACAAGATGATGGACGCCATGATGCTCTCCCCTATGAAGACGCTGCCCGAAGCCATATCCATGGTCATCAAGAACCCTGACGCCATGCGTTTCCTGCCCCTGCTCATGCGCACCCACCAGGCGGTGACGCGCAAGTACTACAAGAACCCCACCATCCAGTCCTCCGTGGCCTTCCAGTCCTACTTCGCGGGCGCGCCGCCGGAGATCGGCTCGGGCATCTTCGGCTTCATCGCCCTCACCGAGCACATGGGCATCTACTACCCGCGCGGCGGCATGATCTCCATCCCGGAGGGCATGCGGCAGGCGGGCGAGGAGCACGGGATGGAGGTGCGCACGGGCCAGAAGGTGGAGAAGATACTGGTGCGCGACCGCACCGCGGGCGGCGTGCTGCTGGAGGACGGCACGGAGATAACCTCACGCATCGTCGTCTCGAACGTCAACGCCAAGGTGGCGTACCTCAAGATGGTCGGCCCGGACAACCTGCCCAGGTGGGCGGTGAAGGCCATCGACAGCTACCGCCACTCCATGCCCTGCCCCATGATCTACGTGGGGCTGGACACCAAGCCGGACCTGGAGGCCCATCACACCGTGGTCACCGGCTCCATCAAGGCCATGAACGACGTGTGGAACGACTACTACATGCGCGACCTCATCCCCAACAACGCCATGAGCCTGGTGTGCTGGCCGTCGGAGGCGGACCCCTCCCTGGCCCCGGACGGCCACCACGTGCTCAACTTCCTGTGCAACGCGCCGGCCCCCTACGCGCCGCTGGGCGACAACTGGGACCGCATCAAGGACTGGTACAAGGAAGAGGCCATCAAGAGCCTGGAGCGCCACGTATTGCCGGGCGTGCGCGACCACATCACCTACATGGAGGTGTCGACCCCCCTCGATTTCGAGCGCCGCCTGCTCTCGCCCCAGGGGTCCATCTACGGCCTCTTCTCGGACATGACCTCGCTGGCCCTGTTCCGCCCCCACGCGCGCTCGCGCGCCATCAGGAACCTCTATCTCACCGGCAGCTCCACCCACCTGGGGGGCGGCGTGCCGACGACCATCGCTTCCGGTATCATCACATCGGGCTACATCCTGAAGGACAGAGGATAG
- a CDS encoding NAD(P)/FAD-dependent oxidoreductase, with amino-acid sequence MDYDAVVIGAGLGGLSSAAVLAKNGYKTLVLENTGQVGGCCSSCDHQGYRFDIGASIVELDWVIDELFTRLGHKTEDFIDFIPIDPIYGFFTADGRRFSYPVSIDGTREVIAQFSQEDAKAWDRFAEVGSEAINFAFGKVMSESMGTMKDLVKVAMANPKLIKYFKYMILNFESVLCKFFKSDTVRASMSLQSYFVGLPPSLCPGYVAFLAYSEHEGIFYPRGGMKGIPEGIAEAYRGFGGDIRFNARVDKVLTDGKRACGVRLADGSEIRSNIVVSNINAKTLYLDLVGEEKLPAWAKRAIKSYNVSIPAPMIMLGLDAKPDLDAHHSFCYATLDEMNRIWYEDYAAGKVPDGGFMLISWPTHADPSLAPEGHHCLNLVSFAPYHLADGDWDNYKEKYLDMMLGLLEKNFNLNLREHIQVAQVNTPKDFERMLLHPNGAVYGLQSDITCSAAFRPSARSRVLKGLYLTGASTHLGGGVAPTIGSGVVASDFILRDFS; translated from the coding sequence ATGGATTACGACGCCGTAGTCATCGGCGCTGGCCTGGGAGGCCTTTCGAGCGCGGCCGTGCTGGCGAAGAACGGCTACAAGACCCTGGTCCTCGAGAACACCGGACAGGTCGGGGGGTGCTGCTCTTCCTGCGACCACCAGGGCTACCGCTTCGACATCGGGGCGAGCATCGTGGAGCTCGACTGGGTCATCGACGAGCTCTTCACCAGGCTTGGCCACAAGACCGAGGACTTTATCGATTTCATCCCCATCGACCCCATCTACGGTTTCTTCACCGCCGACGGCCGCCGCTTCTCCTACCCGGTGAGCATTGACGGCACGCGCGAGGTCATCGCCCAGTTCTCGCAGGAGGACGCCAAGGCCTGGGACCGCTTCGCAGAGGTGGGGTCCGAGGCCATCAACTTCGCCTTCGGCAAGGTGATGTCCGAATCCATGGGCACCATGAAGGACCTGGTAAAGGTGGCCATGGCCAACCCCAAGCTTATCAAGTACTTCAAGTACATGATCCTCAACTTCGAGAGCGTGCTCTGCAAGTTCTTCAAGAGCGACACCGTGCGGGCCTCCATGAGCCTGCAGTCCTACTTCGTTGGACTCCCCCCGTCGCTGTGCCCCGGTTACGTGGCATTCCTCGCCTACTCCGAGCACGAGGGCATCTTCTACCCCCGCGGCGGCATGAAAGGCATCCCCGAGGGCATCGCCGAAGCCTACAGGGGGTTCGGCGGGGACATCCGCTTCAACGCGCGCGTCGACAAGGTGCTCACGGACGGCAAGCGGGCGTGCGGCGTACGGCTGGCGGACGGCAGCGAGATCCGCTCAAACATCGTGGTCTCCAATATCAACGCCAAGACCCTCTACCTGGACCTGGTGGGCGAGGAGAAGCTACCAGCCTGGGCCAAGCGGGCCATCAAGAGCTACAACGTCTCTATCCCGGCGCCCATGATCATGCTGGGGCTCGACGCCAAGCCCGACCTGGACGCCCACCACTCCTTCTGCTACGCCACCCTGGACGAGATGAACCGCATCTGGTACGAGGACTACGCGGCGGGCAAGGTGCCCGACGGCGGCTTCATGCTCATCTCCTGGCCGACCCACGCCGACCCTTCCCTTGCGCCCGAAGGCCACCACTGCCTCAACCTGGTGTCCTTCGCGCCCTACCACCTGGCCGACGGGGACTGGGACAACTACAAGGAGAAATACCTCGACATGATGCTGGGTCTGTTGGAGAAGAACTTCAACCTCAACCTGCGCGAGCACATACAGGTGGCCCAAGTGAACACCCCCAAGGACTTCGAGAGGATGCTGCTCCATCCCAATGGCGCGGTCTACGGCCTGCAGAGCGACATCACCTGCTCGGCCGCCTTCCGCCCCAGCGCCCGCTCGCGGGTCCTCAAGGGCCTCTACCTCACCGGCGCCTCCACCCACCTCGGTGGCGGGGTGGCCCCGACCATAGGCTCGGGCGTCGTGGCGAGTGATTTTATCCTGCGCGACTTCAGCTGA
- a CDS encoding TldD/PmbA family protein, translated as MIDEELARRVIAEALSRGGDLADLFVERRSSYNLRLEEEKVEDNSSGSEVGAGVRVIRGESVAYAYTNDISEASLLETARVAAAASRGGKTVSIYLERPLESLPALAEHVVELDPDTYPREEKIELLRRADRAAREAGPHIVQVVAALGDSRQEVLVASSLGEMVRDTRVRVRMVVQVVAASDGEIQTGHETPGMLAGYELFRLFPPEQAGRAAAEQALTMLEARPAPSGPMAVVIANGTGGVLFHEACGHSLEADAVFKKASVFMDKIGERVASPLVNAYDDATLTNRWGSFCYDDEGVRAARTPLIEGGVLLGFINDRKRSWRDGTVATGNGRRQSYRFVPVPRMTNTYIDAGDAKKEDIIADTPLGLYALKLGGGEVNPVTGDFIFSVTEGYMIRDGKVAEPVKGATLIGNGPRALQDIDAVADDLDFDTGMCGKDGQAVPVCTGQPTLRVREMVVGGTTEVM; from the coding sequence ATGATCGACGAGGAATTGGCTCGACGCGTGATCGCGGAGGCACTCTCGAGGGGAGGCGATCTCGCCGACCTGTTCGTGGAGAGGAGGAGCTCCTACAACCTGCGCCTGGAGGAGGAGAAGGTCGAGGACAACAGCTCTGGAAGCGAGGTGGGCGCTGGGGTGCGCGTGATACGAGGGGAATCGGTGGCCTACGCCTACACCAACGATATCAGCGAGGCCTCGCTGCTGGAAACGGCCCGTGTGGCCGCTGCCGCTTCCCGCGGCGGCAAGACGGTCTCCATATACCTGGAAAGACCCCTGGAGTCCCTCCCGGCGCTCGCGGAACATGTGGTGGAGCTCGACCCGGACACCTATCCGCGCGAGGAGAAGATAGAGCTTCTGCGCCGCGCGGACCGGGCGGCGCGCGAGGCCGGACCGCACATCGTGCAGGTGGTCGCGGCGCTGGGGGACAGCCGGCAGGAGGTGCTCGTCGCCAGCTCCCTGGGGGAGATGGTGCGCGATACGCGCGTGCGCGTGCGCATGGTGGTGCAGGTGGTCGCGGCATCCGACGGCGAGATCCAGACCGGCCACGAGACCCCCGGCATGCTGGCGGGATATGAGCTGTTCCGCCTCTTTCCGCCAGAGCAGGCAGGCAGGGCCGCGGCGGAGCAGGCATTGACCATGCTTGAGGCCAGGCCGGCCCCTTCCGGCCCCATGGCCGTGGTCATAGCGAACGGTACCGGGGGCGTGCTCTTCCACGAGGCCTGCGGCCACAGCCTGGAGGCCGACGCGGTCTTCAAGAAGGCCTCGGTGTTCATGGACAAGATCGGCGAGAGAGTGGCCTCCCCGCTGGTGAACGCCTACGACGACGCCACCCTCACCAACCGCTGGGGCTCCTTCTGCTACGACGACGAGGGCGTGAGGGCGGCGCGCACTCCCCTGATAGAAGGAGGGGTCCTGCTGGGATTCATCAATGACCGCAAGCGCTCCTGGCGGGACGGGACGGTGGCCACGGGCAACGGCCGGCGCCAGTCCTACCGCTTCGTGCCCGTTCCCCGCATGACCAATACCTATATAGATGCGGGCGACGCCAAGAAGGAGGATATCATCGCGGACACGCCCCTCGGGCTCTATGCGCTCAAGCTTGGGGGTGGAGAGGTCAACCCGGTCACGGGGGACTTCATCTTCTCAGTCACCGAGGGGTACATGATCAGGGACGGCAAGGTGGCCGAGCCCGTGAAGGGGGCCACCCTCATCGGTAACGGCCCGCGCGCGCTCCAGGACATAGACGCCGTGGCCGACGACCTGGACTTCGATACGGGAATGTGCGGAAAGGACGGGCAGGCGGTGCCGGTGTGCACCGGCCAGCCCACCCTGCGGGTGCGTGAGATGGTCGTCGGCGGCACCACGGAGGTGATGTAG
- a CDS encoding TetR family transcriptional regulator yields MADKERGGLMKMKQLSQAADLPVSTIKFYMAKGLLTVPEKEKPNVVYYDEAFLRRLLVIKNMRQEGMSIKSMKSILDKYSFDQVSDWDDFRARAREKEAHELEDEERLAAMSDEERRTEEILGAAFRVFSSKGYHNATVDDIAQEAGISKGTCYQYFPGKEDIFIATMERTLTTLLAEADAAAGEAKDALMRLGIEGLTFISKYRDLQFMFMGMISEALGGNERLRRKAAEVFGKVADFLARDIERGIADGIFRPVDPNTVAYALFGIAEVVGNRYVVEEDFDVLSFFVNLMDFLQHGLYAES; encoded by the coding sequence CGGGGCGGCCTCATGAAGATGAAACAGCTCTCACAGGCCGCGGACCTGCCCGTGAGCACCATCAAGTTCTACATGGCGAAGGGGTTGCTCACGGTGCCGGAAAAAGAAAAGCCCAACGTGGTCTATTACGACGAGGCTTTCCTGCGGCGGCTGCTGGTGATAAAGAACATGCGCCAGGAGGGCATGTCCATCAAGAGCATGAAGAGCATCCTGGACAAGTACTCGTTCGACCAGGTCTCGGACTGGGACGATTTCCGCGCCCGCGCCCGGGAGAAGGAGGCCCACGAACTCGAGGACGAAGAGCGCCTGGCGGCCATGAGCGACGAGGAGAGGCGAACGGAGGAGATCCTGGGCGCCGCCTTCCGCGTCTTCTCCAGCAAGGGGTACCACAACGCAACCGTCGACGACATAGCCCAGGAGGCGGGCATCAGCAAGGGCACCTGTTACCAGTACTTCCCGGGCAAGGAGGACATCTTCATCGCTACCATGGAGCGGACCCTCACTACCCTCCTGGCCGAGGCCGATGCGGCGGCCGGGGAGGCGAAGGACGCCCTCATGCGCCTGGGCATCGAGGGGCTGACCTTCATCTCCAAATACCGCGACCTGCAGTTCATGTTCATGGGCATGATCTCCGAGGCCTTGGGGGGCAACGAGAGGCTGCGCAGGAAGGCCGCCGAAGTCTTCGGAAAGGTGGCTGATTTCCTCGCCCGTGACATCGAGAGGGGCATCGCCGACGGCATCTTCCGTCCCGTCGACCCCAATACCGTCGCCTATGCCCTCTTCGGCATCGCCGAGGTGGTGGGAAACCGCTACGTGGTAGAGGAGGACTTCGACGTCCTCTCCTTCTTCGTCAACCTCATGGACTTCCTGCAACACGGCCTGTACGCGGAGAGCTGA